The Wigglesworthia glossinidia endosymbiont of Glossina morsitans morsitans (Yale colony) genome has a window encoding:
- the fusA gene encoding elongation factor G yields MNHLTPIENYRNIGISAHIDAGKTTTTERILFYTGVNHKIGEVHHGSATMDWMIQEQERGITITSAATTCFWSGMKNQFNLHRINIIDTPGHVDFTIEVERSMRVLDGAIMVYCAVGGVQPQSETVWRQANKYNVPRIAFINKMDRVGANYFNVIHQLKYKLSANPIPIHLPIGNEQNFSGIIDLIKMQAIYWNTLDQGVTCFYKDIPSELNALSKKWHQNLIEAAVENSETLTEKYLNDHLTKKDIKKGLRSRVLKNEIVLVTCGSAFKNKGIQSMLDAVIEYLPSPLDISFNKINNNIENINQKKTEKTSAPFSALAFKIANDPFVGNLTFFRVYSGKIESGDTVYNSVKNKYERFGRIVQMHANKREEIKEVRSGDIAAAIGLKDVTTGDTLCHPDHPVILEKMEFPDPVISIAVEPKTKSDQEKMSIALSRLAKEDPSFHVHSDNESGQTIISGMGELHLEILIDRMYREFNVKANIGKPQVAYRETIQEIIEEEGKFIRQSGGRGQFGHVWLRIEPKNKNLKNEKNKNNYTFINKIAGGVIPKEYIPAIDKGIQEQLNNGVLAGYPIVNICVTVFDGSYHEVDSSEIAFKIAASIAFKNAFMQAKPILLEPIMKVEVETPHEYMGDVIGDLSRRRGIIEGMQDISNLIKIITAQVPLSEMFGYATDLRSKTQGRASYSMEFLKYKKIPQHITEKIVNSKIIK; encoded by the coding sequence ATGAACCATTTAACACCAATAGAAAATTATAGAAACATCGGAATCAGCGCACATATAGACGCTGGAAAAACTACTACTACAGAACGCATACTATTTTATACTGGAGTCAATCATAAAATAGGAGAAGTACATCATGGATCCGCTACTATGGACTGGATGATACAAGAACAAGAACGTGGAATTACTATTACTTCGGCAGCAACAACTTGTTTTTGGTCAGGAATGAAAAATCAATTCAACTTACATCGTATTAATATTATCGATACTCCAGGTCATGTTGACTTTACTATAGAAGTAGAACGTTCAATGCGCGTTTTAGATGGAGCAATCATGGTATACTGCGCAGTAGGAGGGGTACAGCCTCAGTCTGAAACAGTATGGAGACAAGCTAATAAATATAATGTGCCAAGAATTGCATTTATTAATAAAATGGATCGTGTTGGAGCAAATTATTTCAATGTTATTCATCAACTAAAATATAAATTATCTGCTAATCCTATACCAATTCATTTACCAATTGGAAATGAACAAAATTTTTCTGGAATAATAGACTTAATTAAAATGCAAGCAATTTATTGGAATACCTTAGATCAAGGTGTAACCTGTTTTTATAAAGATATTCCAAGTGAATTAAATGCACTATCAAAAAAATGGCATCAAAACTTGATCGAAGCTGCTGTAGAAAATTCAGAAACTTTAACAGAAAAATATTTAAATGATCATTTAACAAAAAAAGACATAAAAAAAGGATTAAGATCACGTGTTTTAAAAAATGAAATTGTACTCGTTACATGCGGATCAGCTTTTAAGAATAAAGGGATACAATCAATGTTAGATGCGGTAATTGAATATTTGCCATCACCACTTGATATAAGCTTTAATAAAATAAATAATAATATTGAAAACATAAATCAAAAAAAAACAGAAAAGACTAGTGCACCATTTTCTGCATTAGCATTTAAAATTGCCAACGATCCATTTGTAGGAAATTTAACGTTTTTTCGAGTTTATTCAGGAAAAATAGAATCTGGAGATACAGTATACAATTCCGTAAAAAATAAATATGAAAGATTTGGACGTATTGTACAGATGCATGCTAATAAAAGAGAAGAAATTAAAGAAGTTAGATCAGGCGATATTGCTGCAGCTATTGGCTTAAAAGATGTTACTACAGGAGATACGTTATGTCATCCAGATCATCCTGTTATTTTAGAAAAAATGGAATTTCCAGATCCCGTAATTTCTATTGCTGTTGAACCAAAAACTAAATCAGATCAAGAAAAAATGAGTATAGCATTAAGTAGATTAGCAAAAGAAGATCCATCATTTCATGTACATAGCGATAACGAATCTGGTCAGACTATTATTTCTGGAATGGGTGAATTACATCTCGAAATTCTTATAGATCGCATGTATCGAGAATTTAATGTGAAAGCAAATATCGGTAAACCTCAAGTAGCTTATAGAGAAACTATTCAAGAAATTATTGAAGAAGAAGGCAAATTTATTCGACAATCTGGAGGTAGAGGACAATTTGGACATGTTTGGTTACGTATAGAACCAAAAAATAAAAATTTAAAAAACGAAAAAAATAAAAATAATTATACTTTTATTAATAAAATTGCAGGAGGAGTAATTCCAAAAGAATATATTCCGGCAATTGACAAAGGAATTCAAGAACAATTAAATAACGGAGTTTTAGCAGGATATCCAATTGTAAACATTTGTGTAACTGTATTTGATGGGTCATATCATGAAGTTGATTCTTCAGAAATAGCATTTAAAATTGCAGCTTCTATAGCTTTTAAAAATGCCTTTATGCAAGCAAAACCAATTTTGCTCGAACCTATTATGAAAGTAGAAGTAGAGACTCCACATGAATACATGGGAGATGTAATTGGAGATTTAAGTCGTAGAAGAGGAATAATAGAAGGCATGCAAGACATAAGTAATTTAATCAAAATAATTACCGCACAAGTTCCATTATCTGAAATGTTCGGATATGCTACAGATTTACGTTCAAAAACTCAGGGTCGAGCTTCATATTCAATGGAATTTTTAAAATATAAAAAAATTCCTCAACATATTACAGAAAAAATTGTTAATTCAAAAATTATAAAATAA